Proteins encoded by one window of Fusarium graminearum PH-1 chromosome 1, whole genome shotgun sequence:
- a CDS encoding proteasome component C5, translating into MAAMFSQNPLMNGPNYSFSEAPKTNHGEFREHRFNPYTDNGGSTLAIAGADFTIMAGDTRHTSGYSINSRMSPKVFRIGGTTASQEDATLVLSVVGFAADGEALRDHLDTICKIYRYRHGKPMSVNACAKRLSTVLYGKRFFPYYSHAMLGGLDEEGRGAVYSYDPVGSYEREQCRAGGAAGSLIMPFLDNQVNFKNQYIPGSGEGHELKERERRPLTRTEVETVVKDAFDGAVERHIEVGDNLQMLIITADGIEETFLPLKKD; encoded by the exons ATGGCTGCCATGTTTAGCCAAAACCCCTTGATGAATGGGCCCAACTACTCATTCTCCGAAGCTCCCAAGACCAACCATGGAGAGTTTCGTGAGCATCGATTCAACCC ATACACCGACAATGGTGGCTCAACTCTGGCCATCGCTGGCGCCGATTTCACCATCATGGCCGGTGACACTCGCCACACCAGCGGTTACAGCATCAACTCTCGCATGTCCCCCAAGGTGTTCCGAATTGGCGGCACGACCGCATCCCAAGAGGACGCCACACTAGTCCTATCAGTTGTTGGCTTTGCCGCCGACGGCGAAGCCCTCCGCGATCACCTCGACACCATCTGCAAGATCTACCGTTATCGCCACGGCAAGCCCATGTCTGTCAACGCTTGCGCGAAGCGTCTCTCTACAGTTCTTTATGGCAAGCGATTCTTCCCATACTATTCGCATGCGATGCTCGGCGGTTTGGACGAGGAGGGCAGGGGCGCTGTATACTCGTATGATCCTGTAGGAAGTTACGAGAGAGAGCAATGCCGTGCAGGCGGCGCTGCGGGCAGTTTGATCATGCCTTTCCTCGACAACCAGGTCAACTTCAAGAACCAGTACATTCCCGGAAGCGGAGAGGGTCACGAGTTGAAGGAGAGAGAACGACGTCCTTTGACACGAACTGAGGTCGAGACCGTCGTCAAGGACGCCTTTGATGGTGCAGTCGAGCGACACATCGAAGTTGGTGACAACCTCCAAATGCTCATTATCACTGCGGATGGTATTGAGGAAacattcttgcccttgaagaAGGACTAA
- a CDS encoding 30 kDa heat shock protein gives MAFFPRNFYNSDASFTPLFRLLDDFDSYSRQGTNGNGGARRSGLSHWQPKFDVRETGESYELHGELPGMNKSDVHIEFTEPQTMLIRGKTERTYTAGTPPAGLVEGTEARGAITDDSEEHSNSHHATVEDEEQAKAHEASTEVTHHEQPQEVEKKPVDQSKYWLTERSFGEFSRSFNFPTRVDQENVSAKFNDGILSIVVPKAKKHESRRINVE, from the coding sequence atgGCTTTCTTCCCTCGCAACTTCTACAACTCCGACGCTTCCTTCACTCCTCTCTTCCGTCTCCTTGACGACTTTGACAGCTACTCTCGCCAGGGAACCAACGGAAATGGTGGCGCTCGCCGCAGCGGCCTCAGCCACTGGCAGCCCAAGTTCGATGTCCGCGAGACTGGAGAATCCTACGAGCTTCACGGCGAGCTCCCCGGTATGAACAAGTCTGATGTTCACATCGAGTTCACTGAACCTCAGACCATGCTCATCCGCGGCAAGACCGAGCGCACCTACACTGCCGGCACCCCTCCCGCTGGTCTCGTCGAGGGCACCGAAGCCCGAGGCGCCATCACTGATGACAGCGAGGAACACAGCAACTCCCACCACGCCACCGTCGAAGACGAGGAGCAAGCCAAGGCTCACGAGGCCAGCACCGAGGTCACCCACCATGAACAGCCCCAggaagttgagaagaagcccgTCGACCAGTCCAAGTACTGGCTCACCGAGCGCAGCTTCGGCGAATTCTCTCgcagcttcaacttccccACTCGTGTTGATCAGGAAAACGTCTCTGCTAAATTCAACGATGGTATCTTGAGCATCGTTGtccccaaggccaagaagcacgaGTCTCGACGCATCAACGTTGAGTAA
- a CDS encoding 6,7-dimethyl-8-ribityllumazine synthase, translating to MSLKGPSPQHHDGSGLRIGIVHARWNSTIIDPLVTGAKEKLLAAGVKESNIVIQSCPGSWELPIAVQRLFSASQIQGTSTGGPSAGDLLASSTTDLTSLSAPSGAFDAIIAVGVLIKGETMHFEYIAESTCQGLMRVQLDTGVPVILGVLTVLTEDQAKARAGVDGKGHNHGEDWGMAAVEMGVKRKEWSNGTIDG from the exons ATGTCTCTCAAGGGCCCCTCTCCTCAGCATCACGACGGCTCCGGTCTGCGCATCGGCATCGTCCACGCGCGCTGGAACTCGACAATCATTGATCCTCTTGTTACTGGagccaaggagaagctcctggCAGCCGGCGTCAAGGAATCTAACATTGTCATTCAATCCTGCCCCGGCTCTTGGGAGCTGCCTATCGCCGTCCAACG CCTCTTCTCTGCTTCCCAGATCCAGGGCACCTCAACTGGCGGACCCTCAGCTGGCGACCTTCTGGCTTCGTCTACCACCGATCTCACTTCGCTCTCTGCTCCCTCCGGTGCtttcgatgccatcattgccGTCGGCGTTTTGATCAAGGGCGAGACCATGCACTTTGAGTACATTGCCGAGTCAACCTGCCAAGGCCTGATGCGCGTGCAGCTTGACACCGGTGTGCCCGTCATTCTTGGTGTCTTGACCGTACTCACCGAGGACCAGGCAAAGGCCCGCGCTGGAGTTGATGGCAAGGGTCACAACCACGGCGAGGACTGGGGAATGGCAGCTGTTGAGATGGGGGTTAAGAGAAAGGAGTGGTCCAACGGTACTATCGATGGTTAA
- a CDS encoding 60S ribosomal protein L9-B — protein MKYIHSQELLEIPEGVKVAIKSRIVTVEGPRGKLVKDLSHLAVNFTSTKKNQISIEIHHGVRKNVATLRTVRTLINNLIIGVTKGFKYKMRYVYAHFPINVNVSQNSETDLYEVEIRNFIGEKLVRRIVMHPGVDVEASTTQKDELVLSGNSLENVSQSAADIQQICRVRNKDIRKFLDGLYVSEKGNVVQDE, from the exons ATGAAGTACATTCACTCCCAGGAGCTCCTTGAGATCCCCGAGGGGG TCAAGGTTGCCATTAAGTCGCGAATTGTCACCGTCGAGGGTCCCCGCGGCAAGCTGGTCAAGGATCTCAGCCACTTGGCCGTCAACttcaccagcaccaagaagaaccagatcTCCATCGAGATCCACCACGGTGTCCGCAAGAACGTCGCTACCCTCCGAACTGTCCGAaccctcatcaacaacctgaTCATTGGTGTCACCAAGGGCTTCAAGTACAAGATGCGATACGTCTACGCCCATTTCcccatcaacgtcaacgtctCCCAGAACTCCGAGACCGACTTGTACGAGGTTGAGATCCGAAACTTCATCGGTGAGAAGCTCGTCCGCCGAATCGTCATGCACCCCggtgtcgatgttgaggctTCCACCACCCAGAAGGATGAGCTCGTCCTCTCTGGTAACTCTCTCGAGAACGTTTCGCAAAGTGCTGCCGATATCCAGCAGATCTGCCGGGTGCGAAACAAGGATATCCGAAAG
- a CDS encoding vacuolar protein sorting-associated protein 26B-B, which yields MSYFFATPVDIDVVLDDTDDRSMVDVKLDKNRREKAPLFMDGESVKGAVTVRPKDGKRLEHTGIKVQFIGTIEMFFDRGNHYEFLSLNQELAAPGELQHPQTFDFNFKNVEKQYESYNGINVKLRYFVRVTVSRRMADVIREKDIWVYSYRIPPEMNSSIKMDVGIEDCLHIEFEYSKSKYHLKDVIVGRIYFLLVRLKIKHMELSIIRRETTGAAPNQYNESETLVRFEIMDGSPSRGETIPIRLFLGGFDLTPTFRDVNKKFSTRYYLSLVLIDEDARRYFKQSEIILYRQAPDAAPVLNAGTSSLPENKAVIAQA from the exons ATGTCGTACTTCTTCGCGACTCCCGTCGATATCGACGTTGTCCTCGATGACACCGATGACCGTTCCATGGTCGATGTTAAGCTCGACAAGAACCGTCGCGAGAAGGCGCCCCTCTTTATGGATGGCGAGTCTGTCAAGGGCGCTGTTACCGTTCGTcccaaggatggcaagagGCTCGAGCATACTGGGATCAAGGTCCAATTCATCGGCACGATAG AGATGTTCTTCGACCGTGGTAACCATTACGAATTCCTGTCCCTGAACCAAGAGCTTGCTGCGCCTGGCGAGCTTCAGCACCCTCAGACCTtcgacttcaacttcaagaacGTCGAGAAGCAGTACGAATCATACAACGGAATCAACGTTAAGCTGCGCTATTTCGTCCGCGTCACAGTCTCGCGCCGCATGGCCGACGTCATCCGCGAGAAGGATATCTGGGTCTACAGCTATCGCATCCCCCCCGAGAtgaacagcagcatcaagatggacGTTGGTATCGAGGACTGTCTGCATATTGAGTTCGAGTACAGCAAGAGCAAGTACCATCTCAAGGATGTTATTGTCGGCCGTATTTATTTCCTGCTCGTCCGCCTAAAAATCAAGCACATGGagctctccatcatcagGAGAGAGACAACAGGCGCCGCTCCTAACCAGTATAACGAAAGCGAGACATTGGTGCGCTTTGAGATCATGGACGGTTCGCCATCGCGAGGAGAGACAATTCCCATCCGACTGTTCCTCGGTGGGTTTGATCTTACACCCACTTTCCGCGACGTCAACAAGAAGTTCTCCACCCGTTATTATCTCAGCTTAgttctcatcgacgaag ATGCTCGACGATACTTCAAGCAGTCAGAAATTATTCTGTACCGTCAAGCCCCTGATGCGGCTCCCGTTCTAAACGCCGGTACCTCATCACTGCCTGAGAACAAGGCGGTAATCGCACAGGCATAA
- a CDS encoding DNA repair protein RAD51, giving the protein MSQEHDESQMGEEGGMPGPGAPTPLFALEGVAGLTKRDIQLVVDGGYNTVESVAYTPRRVLEQIKGISEQKATKILAEASKLVPMGFTTATEMHQRRSELISITTGSKNLDTLLAGGIETGSVTELFGEFRTGKSQICHTLAVTCQLPFDMGGGEGKCMYIDTEGTFRPVRLLGVANRFGLSGEEVLDNVAYARAYNSDHQLQLLNQAAAMMCETRFSLLIVDSATSLYRTDFCGRGELSNRQTHLAKFMRTLQRLADEFGIAVVITNQVVAQVDGGPSAMFNPDPKKPIGGNIIAHASTTRISLKKGRAETRIAKIYDSPCLPESDTLFAIGEEGIGDPAPKDTEKD; this is encoded by the exons ATGAGTCAAGAACACGACGAGTCCCAGATGGGCGAGGAAGGCGGCATGCCCGGTCCTGGTGCCCCAACACCACTATTCGCTCTGGAG GGAGTTGCTGGTTTGACCAAGCGAGATATTCAGCTCGTTGTCGATGGAGGTTACAATACCGTGGAGTCAGTGGCTTACACACCACGACGAGTGTTGGAACAGATCAAGGGTATCTCTGAGCAGAAGGCGACCAAGATTCTAGCTGAGG CTTCCAAACTTGTGCCAATGGGCTTCACTACCGCCACAGAGATGCACCAACGCCGCAGCGAACTCATCTCGATCACCACCGGATCGAAGAACCTTGATACACTTCTCGCAGGTGGCATCGAAACCGGCTCAGTCACTGAGCTGTTTGGTGAATTCAGAACAGGAAAGAGTCAGATTTGTCATACCCTCGCTGTAACCTGTCAATTGCCCTTTGACATGGGTGGTGGCGAGGGTAAGTGCATGTACATCGACACCGAGGGCACATTCCGACCTGTCCGATTGCTAGGAGTAGCCAACAGATTTGGTCTTTCGGGGGAAGAAGTTCTGGACAATGTTGCATACGCCCGCGCTTACAACTCTGatcatcaacttcaattACTCAACCAGGCTGCCGCGATGATGTGCGAGACAAGGTTCTCCCTCCTCATCGTTGACAGCGCGACATCACTATACAGAACAGATTTCTGTGGTCGTGGTGAGCTCTCAAATCGACAGACTCATCTGGCCAAGTTCATGAGGACACTTCAGCGACTGGCAGACGAATTCGGTATCGCTGTGGTTATTACAAATCAAGTCGTGGCTCAGGTCGATGGCGGCCCAAGCGCCATGTTCAACCCcgaccccaagaagcccaTCGGTGGTAATATCATTGCTCACGCCAGTACAACAAGAATCAGTCTCAAGAAGGGTCGAGCTGAGACTCGTATCGCCAAAATCTACGACAGCCCTTGTCTGCCAGAGAGTGATACACTATTTGCCATTGGTGAGGAGGGCATTGGTGACCCAGCGCCCAAGGACACGGAGAAGGATTAG